A genome region from Nitrospinaceae bacterium includes the following:
- a CDS encoding alpha/beta hydrolase, with translation MARIAGESPRTARHVRISPGTVADPVVLCCEIAGGGPPVMLIHGLGDSIWVWRNLIPTLSPRSRVLALELRGHGRSSSPHESFTAADMASDIHRLSEELSAKRPLLIAQGFGARLALLLAVEKPEFPSALVLIGANTGPPNAAAISAMKNHVLAGEMSAAYKAKRDIIPPPRGMSPQERAEHHRLFMRNNPAGLAAALAAAEEAPNLIERFGDIECPTLAVAGEFDEPRIKALEGMAANMHNCTAAIIEGSGHYPQLDSPEAFETVLLDFLENLGLIDPRQ, from the coding sequence ATGGCCCGAATCGCCGGAGAGTCGCCGCGCACCGCCCGCCATGTGAGAATATCGCCCGGCACCGTTGCCGATCCTGTTGTTCTTTGCTGCGAGATTGCAGGCGGCGGCCCACCCGTTATGCTCATCCATGGTTTGGGCGACAGCATATGGGTCTGGCGGAACCTTATCCCCACCCTATCGCCCCGCTCGCGCGTACTCGCCCTTGAACTCAGGGGCCATGGCCGCTCCTCCAGTCCACACGAATCTTTTACCGCCGCCGATATGGCTAGCGATATCCACCGCCTTTCAGAGGAGCTAAGCGCCAAGCGCCCGCTCCTTATCGCGCAAGGCTTTGGCGCGCGCCTCGCCCTCCTTCTCGCAGTTGAGAAACCTGAGTTTCCATCGGCGCTGGTGCTCATCGGCGCCAATACCGGCCCACCGAACGCCGCCGCGATCAGTGCAATGAAAAACCACGTCCTGGCCGGTGAAATGTCAGCCGCCTACAAAGCAAAACGAGACATCATTCCACCCCCGCGCGGAATGAGCCCCCAAGAGCGCGCCGAGCACCACCGCCTCTTTATGAGAAACAATCCCGCAGGTTTGGCCGCAGCCCTCGCCGCTGCCGAGGAGGCCCCCAACTTGATTGAGCGCTTCGGCGATATCGAATGCCCCACCCTCGCGGTGGCAGGCGAGTTCGATGAGCCGCGCATCAAAGCCCTTGAAGGGATGGCCGCAAATATGCACAACTGCACGGCGGCCATTATCGAGGGCTCGGGCCACTACCCCCAGCTAGACTCGCCCGAGGCTTTCGAAACCGTTCTTCTTGATTTTCTGGAAAATCTCGGGCTCATCGACCCCAGACAATAG
- a CDS encoding cyclase family protein — protein MSRLIDLTAPLGHPDLCLVPTFPEVVFSRFHEHDTHGRQNSAVTMAIHQGTHLDSPNHFYADGVTIDEMPLETFCGRSVKIDVRATTQKEQPITKAHIEASPGFDPERLKDAIGVSWSGWSKKALFTPEYFGPNPYLDAEAVNFLCDCGIKALCMDHAIDPGMRPNSTVSKGDSPGHRAALGRGVPLIEHVINLETFDETEFEMFAFPMKLYKIEGAPARVVARVG, from the coding sequence ATGTCTCGCCTTATTGACCTGACCGCCCCGCTGGGGCACCCGGACCTTTGCCTCGTCCCGACGTTTCCCGAGGTCGTGTTCTCTCGCTTTCATGAACACGACACCCACGGGCGGCAAAACAGCGCCGTCACCATGGCAATTCATCAGGGCACCCACCTTGATTCCCCGAATCATTTTTATGCCGACGGGGTGACGATAGACGAGATGCCGCTAGAGACTTTTTGCGGGCGCTCGGTGAAGATCGATGTGCGGGCAACCACCCAAAAAGAACAACCCATCACGAAAGCCCACATCGAGGCCTCACCCGGCTTTGATCCGGAGCGGCTAAAAGATGCCATCGGCGTTTCATGGTCGGGCTGGTCGAAAAAAGCGCTATTTACACCAGAATACTTTGGGCCCAACCCCTATCTCGACGCCGAGGCGGTGAATTTTTTATGCGACTGCGGCATCAAGGCGTTGTGCATGGACCACGCCATCGACCCCGGCATGCGCCCAAACAGCACCGTCTCGAAAGGCGACTCTCCCGGCCACCGAGCGGCCTTGGGCCGGGGCGTTCCGCTCATTGAGCACGTCATTAACCTTGAAACGTTTGATGAGACCGAATTTGAAATGTTCGCGTTTCCAATGAAGCTCTACAAAATCGAGGGCGCCCCAGCCAGGGTAGTGGCACGAGTGGGGTAG
- a CDS encoding cupin domain-containing protein — protein sequence MPAQKFSWDEMPAEQVTDTFSRKMIVGVKEMLCWLELKPGCVVPEHAHENEQISHVLKGHLRFVVDGETIEIGPGESLLIPPNARHSAEVLGDETVLDYDIFSPPRADWLDGTDDYLKK from the coding sequence ATGCCGGCTCAAAAGTTCAGCTGGGATGAAATGCCCGCCGAGCAGGTCACGGACACTTTTAGCCGCAAGATGATCGTCGGCGTCAAAGAGATGCTCTGTTGGCTCGAACTCAAGCCGGGCTGCGTCGTACCCGAGCACGCCCACGAGAACGAGCAGATATCACATGTGCTCAAGGGCCACCTCCGGTTTGTCGTGGATGGTGAGACCATCGAAATCGGCCCGGGCGAGAGCCTGCTCATCCCTCCCAACGCACGACACTCTGCCGAGGTGCTGGGTGATGAGACGGTTCTTGATTATGACATCTTCAGCCCGCCCCGCGCGGATTGGCTGGACGGCACAGACGATTATCTCAAAAAATAG
- a CDS encoding redoxin domain-containing protein, whose amino-acid sequence MTAFSRASKLAEEGIKVVAASVDTEEQAQGTIDECGLEFPMGYGLDNKAISELTGCFYEEKRSILHSTGYLVKPDGTVAVGVYSSGPIGRLVWQDVHAVVQYMKKMAAGK is encoded by the coding sequence CTGACTGCCTTCTCGCGGGCCTCAAAGCTCGCCGAGGAAGGTATCAAGGTTGTTGCAGCCTCCGTGGACACGGAGGAGCAGGCGCAAGGGACAATCGATGAGTGTGGGTTAGAATTTCCCATGGGCTATGGTCTTGACAACAAAGCCATCTCGGAGCTCACGGGGTGCTTCTATGAAGAGAAGCGCTCGATTCTCCACAGCACGGGCTACCTCGTTAAACCCGACGGTACCGTCGCCGTGGGCGTCTACAGCTCAGGGCCCATCGGGCGCCTCGTCTGGCAGGATGTTCACGCCGTCGTCCAGTACATGAAGAAAATGGCTGCCGGCAAGTAA
- the msrB gene encoding peptide-methionine (R)-S-oxide reductase MsrB, with amino-acid sequence MAPKITKTDAQWRDQLTPEQYTVTRQAATEPPFSGEYDGCKDEGTYNCICCETPLFTSDKKFDSGSGWPSFWEPVSKENVTEIEDVTHGMRRVEVVCAACEGHLGHIFPDGPPPTGQRYCINSVSIVLDRKS; translated from the coding sequence ATGGCCCCAAAAATAACCAAGACCGATGCCCAGTGGCGTGACCAGCTAACCCCCGAGCAGTATACCGTCACCCGCCAAGCCGCAACCGAGCCCCCCTTTTCGGGCGAATACGATGGTTGCAAAGACGAGGGCACCTACAACTGCATCTGCTGTGAGACACCGCTATTCACCTCGGATAAAAAATTTGACTCGGGCTCGGGCTGGCCCAGCTTCTGGGAGCCGGTGAGTAAAGAGAACGTCACCGAGATTGAAGACGTCACCCACGGCATGCGCCGGGTCGAGGTCGTCTGCGCCGCCTGCGAGGGGCACCTCGGCCACATCTTCCCCGACGGCCCGCCACCCACCGGCCAGCGCTACTGCATCAACTCGGTTTCGATAGTGTTGGATAGGAAAAGCTAG
- a CDS encoding YaiI/YqxD family protein, which yields MKIWIDADACPKVVKEILFRAAERLEIETVLVANQVMSAPPSPLFSMIVVPNDFDAADNRIAEEAGPDDIVITADVPLASRIVGAGGVAIDPRGHVYDEENIGERLSARNLMSDLRQGGLVQGGPREMEATDTHKFASALDRELTRRMNR from the coding sequence TTGAAAATCTGGATAGACGCCGATGCCTGCCCGAAAGTGGTCAAAGAAATTCTCTTTCGGGCGGCCGAGCGGCTTGAAATCGAGACCGTCCTCGTCGCCAACCAGGTGATGAGCGCTCCCCCCTCGCCGCTTTTCTCGATGATCGTCGTGCCCAATGATTTCGATGCGGCCGACAATCGAATCGCCGAGGAAGCGGGTCCCGATGATATCGTCATCACAGCCGATGTCCCCCTGGCGTCCCGTATCGTGGGCGCCGGGGGCGTGGCTATCGATCCGAGGGGCCATGTTTACGATGAGGAAAACATCGGCGAGCGCCTCTCGGCCCGCAATCTCATGAGCGACCTGCGCCAGGGGGGGCTCGTCCAGGGCGGCCCCCGCGAGATGGAAGCCACCGACACCCACAAATTCGCTTCCGCCCTTGATCGCGAACTCACCCGGCGAATGAATCGATAA